Proteins encoded by one window of Methylomonas sp. AM2-LC:
- the traV gene encoding type IV conjugative transfer system lipoprotein TraV, with protein MVVKSLLILFLTITISGCSWMGIGASEFSCPGGVDGVRCLSARQVYQATESSDYVKMNADPDNSDSKKSNPSIVSGQQLQSNSQVAVPTIEQPIPIRTQAKVMRIWVAPWEDDVGDLHADGFMYTEIESRRWNLGDRFKSPSAALSPLSERTPSEQVYSETSSRNR; from the coding sequence ATGGTCGTTAAGTCATTATTAATTCTCTTTTTAACAATTACTATATCTGGTTGTTCATGGATGGGGATTGGTGCTTCTGAATTTAGCTGTCCAGGGGGAGTTGATGGTGTTCGATGTTTATCTGCGAGACAGGTTTATCAAGCAACGGAATCGTCAGATTACGTTAAAATGAACGCCGATCCTGATAATAGTGATTCTAAAAAGTCTAATCCATCAATAGTTAGTGGTCAGCAATTACAAAGCAATAGTCAAGTAGCTGTTCCTACTATTGAGCAACCTATTCCCATTAGAACACAGGCAAAAGTAATGCGGATTTGGGTTGCGCCATGGGAAGATGATGTAGGCGACTTACATGCAGATGGTTTCATGTATACTGAAATTGAAAGTAGACGATGGAACTTAGGTGACAGGTTTAAATCCCCGTCCGCTGCATTATCGCCACTCTCAGAAAGAACACCATCTGAGCAAGTATATAGCGAAACATCTTCGCGAAATAGATAA